From the genome of Palaemon carinicauda isolate YSFRI2023 chromosome 6, ASM3689809v2, whole genome shotgun sequence, one region includes:
- the LOC137643191 gene encoding uncharacterized protein yields MHTKSKSENYQLIKTTDEHNHEASKSTVDAKTAVVKLKDFVVSNDSTTISLVVSCFSTLDTCSRAEKKYVQHLSRNVRRWRQQTISAQAIHREKIGFCIPTNFQHLSFGEKFLQYDSGAEDHNRILIFATEVGLDHLIRCRNLAVGGTFKVSPGISYQLFTIHVQVENCSFPRILGLLSNKTLETHEMFHNKIHDILQQTPTTIMSNFEKGSFNGFKGIFPDAIMNGCFFHFCQANYRKIVELGFKDRYRSDNEFCLKMRCFSSRAFLPMEDVPTDFEEPSEDEDILEEFLAYFEVTYIRVMRGRGGKRRRASPLFPISIWNMHVRTQMCILRTNNSLEGFHSALSNNAEQQPHIWKLIHRFMKEEVLSRTKVIQMERGDERPKNTKYKINKRLEQIVSRYNPDDRIIYLRSIGYNVHIF; encoded by the coding sequence ATGCACACAAAATCAAAATCAGAAAACTACCAATTGATAAAAACTACCGACGAACATAATCATGAAGCATCTAAAAGTACTGTTGATGCTAAGACTGCTGTTGTAAAGTTAAAAGATTTTGTTGTGTCGAATGATTCCACCACAATATCATTAGTTGTAAGCTGCTTTTCGACATTGGATACTTGCTCACGGGCTGAAAAGAAATACGTCCAGCATCTAAGTAGAAATGTTCGTCGATGGAGGCAACAAACTATAAGTGCTCAAGCAATCCATAGGGAAAAGATCGGTTTTTGCATTCCAACAAATTTCCAACATCTTTCATTTGGAGAAAAGTTTTTGCAGTATGATTCGGGAGCTGAAGACCATAATCGTATTCTGATATTTGCTACTGAAGTTGGGTTGGATCATTTAATTAGGTGTAGAAACTTGGCAGTTGGTGGAACCTTCAAGGTGTCACCGGGAATCTCTTATCAACTTTTCACCATCCATGTCCAAGTAGAAAATTGTAGTTTTCCTCGAATACTTGGCCTTCTTTCAAACAAGACTCTGGAAACACATGAAATGTTTCACAACAAAATCCATGACATccttcagcaaactcctacaactaTAATGAGTAATTTTGAAAAGGGGTCTTTTAACGGATTTAAAGGTATTTTTCCTGACGCTATTATGAATGGATGTTTCTTCCATTTCTGCCAAGCGAATTACAGGAAAATTGTTGAGTTAGGGTTTAAGGATCGATACCGCAGTGATAACGAATTCTGTCTCAAGATGCGATGTTTCTCTTCTCGTGCCTTTTTACCAATGGAAGACGTTCCAACAGATTTTGAGGAACCCTCCGAGGACGAAGATATCCTTGAAGAATTTCTCGCTTATTTTGAAGTTACTTACATAAGAGTGATGAGAGGAAGAGGCGGTAAGCGAAGAAGAGCCAGTCCATTATTTCCAATTTCGATTTGGAACATGCACGTAAGAACTCAAATGTGTATACTACGAACGAACAACAGTCTCGAAGGATTCCACAGTGCTTTATCAAATAATGCTGAACAACAGCCTCATATTTGGAAACTTATACATCGTTTCATGAAAGAGGAAGTTTTGTCGCGAACAAAAGTGATTCAAatggaaagaggagatgagagacctaaaaacacaaaatataagaTCAACAAGCGTTTAGAGCAGATAGTCAGCCGCTATAATCCTGACGATAGAATCATCTATCTTAGATCTATtggttataatgtacatattttctaA